Below is a genomic region from Rhodohalobacter sp. 614A.
ACCCTGACCTTCCCATCTTTTTGGACAATTTGGATGATACTATCTCTTCGTTCAACTGTAGATCTCATATAAGTATTAATTTTTAGTTATGAATAGAATCGAAGGAGAAAAACAAACTAAAAAAATATTTAACGCAGTTTATTTTCAGAATCTTGTTATTCCTTGCTGAAGCTATATATTTACACTTTTAAATGAAAGAAAAGAACTATTTAATTAGCAAATAAAAAGACGCAAGAAAATATATTTTTACCAGCTGCAATTCCTTATCACCCTTGTGTATATCTCTTGCTGAAGTAAATTATTCGATTTGTAAAGTGACCCCGGAGAGGCTCGAACTCTCGACCCGCTGATTAAGAGTCAGCTGCTCTGCCAACTGAGCTACGGAGTCAAGTTTGTATAGGAAAATTACGAAAATCTTGTATCAAGTTGAAGATGGATACATCGAGAGTTCAACGGTTGTTCCGCGATTAATCTCCGATTCTATCACGAATTTTCCGTTAAATATTTTACAAACGTGATACGCTTTTGTTAGCCCGAATCCCTCGCCCATCGAACGAATATCTTTTACGTTAGATCCCCGGTGTTTGAATTTCACCACACTGGCAATTTCATCTTCTGGAATTCCCATTCCCTCGTCAATGACTACAAGTTTAATCCCATTATTTTCTAATTGGGTTAGTTGAATGATAATCTCAGATCCGGGCTTTGAGTATTTCCTGGAATTGGCTGCCAAATCCCGAATAACATCATGAATAATTACCGGCGCGTGCAAACTTTCAGGATTCGCTGCGATATCGAACCTGATCAAAAACCCATTCGGCCCGGGTATTTCAGGAGGGTATACAATTTGAAATCGCTGACGGCTAACCTTTTCAACCACCTTAAAAAAAGATCTCAATTTTGATCGAATCTCTTCCACCGGAATATTCTGCCATTCCAACCGGTCACGCCTGAATTCATCCAGCCGAACAATAGCCACGTGTATAATATCCAGAAGAATGTCTACCTGATCTCTATATGCTTTATGCTTTTTTGCGAAACTCTTCAAATCAGCAACAAAATCCAGGAAGCTCTCTTCGATTTCATCGCGGTTTTGCTCCAGCTTTCTCTCTCCCAGGGTAATCAACAAATCGACCACAAAATCCCTGTAGCCGTTTAGTTTGTCATCATCAACTTTATTGAGAAAAGCATTCAGTTCATGTTGTAAAACATTGAGCAGGTTTAATAGTGAATGGTGGTCCAACAATACTTCTTTAGATACCGAAAGATCCAGATTGAGATCTATCTCTTTTTGCATAAAATTCTTCCCCAAATCTTAAAGCCACGTTTTCCCAGGTAGTTATTTTTCGTCGCATCAATATAGTATGTTATCCGAAGTAAGTCCTGTTTTTATGTTAGAAAAATCTAACTCCATCGATCTGAATTCCTATATTCAATGTCATATGAAATTTCAGATAAATACCCCGGCGAAAAGGTTTCTTTTACCTTCAATCCTGATTGCTTTTTTACTTGCAGTTCCGGGATATGCACAGGTTATAACGGATGTTCCCCCGAATGAAAGAAACACTCGTTTTCTGGATGATTCTTCTATTATATCAATGCGGCCGGGTCTTTCTATTTCCGGATTTTCAAGGGAAGGATCCGGGGGATTGGGCCTTCAGCAAATCTTGAATCTCGCTTTTGAATCGAATAGCAATTCCGAATATCAAACTGTCTCGCAAATTCTGGATAAAGCGAAGGAATCTTTCTCCCTGAATCCACAACCAGCCCAGGTTGAAACCACTACAAATATCCTGCAGTACCTGGCTTTTGAAGCACTCGCCTCTTTGATACTCGAACAAAACGGTGTGAATTCGCAACAGTCGATAAATAACGGATTGAATATTCGGGAGCATTCGGATGTAATGGATGAACTTAAGAATGCCTTGGCAACCCTGACTGCAAATGACAAACTCGTCACAAAACTGCCGGGAGAAACGCCATTTGATGAGTACCTCGACGCTCTTCGATCTTATAATAATACGGCACGTGCCATTGACCTGTATCTGGCTATTGAAAATGCCTATGCCTATTTCAACCTGGATGAAAGCCCGCTTTTAAATGAAGGAGAAAAACGGGCGCTGATGAATCAGTTCCGGGCCGATATCGATATTCTTTACAATGACGGACTGAAAAGAGTGTATGAACTTGGCGGAAGTTCCGCCACTGAAGATGTACTGGAAGCGGGAAATCGTCCCCTGAAAGGATATTTCGCACTCGGTTATGCATCCATGAGTGCACAGGCAGATCAAAATTCCGAGAGAGAAATATTAGACGGTTATATTGATCTGGCAATAGCTCTTGCCAGTGAACCTGCAGATGAAGATGAGCGGCAAAATTACTGGATGTATCAAACCGGGAATGGCCAGAGATTTTGGGCAGAAGGCCCTTATTATCTTGATTTTACTTTGAAAGATGCGATCATTTTCTGGCACGCCTTTCGGAACAACCAGGATTTAGAACCTTCTTTTGATCCTTTTTTCAATGATTGGCTTCTCAATCCCGCACGGTGGCTCGCAGATATCTCTACACCGGATGGTTCCGTTCCTCCACTTGATGATAGCAATAAAAAACCGATACAATCCGCAAACCTTTTGCGCTGGTCCGGTGAATACGGAGATGAAGAAATCGGCAGAATATTTACTTCTGTTTATGATAAAGTCTCTGATTATCATGGAATGACTCAACTGGAAGATCAATATTTTCTGGTTGAAGTGGCCATTCCTTTTCATAATAGTGGCGGAATAGAAGTTCAGCCTCTTACAAATCCGAATGAACAGCAATTAATCAGCCGAACTACTGATTCCAGAGATGGAAAACTCTACATCTCCCTGACTGGAGAAAAAGGCGAGTCTGTTACAAACGGCGAAGGTCATGAGCAGCCTGATCAACTTCAGCTTTTGTTTTACCGTGACCAATATTCATTCCTGACCGATCCTGGATACGATTCGGGCAGTCCTCAAACCAACAGCACCTGGAATGGATATGTAAACACCAACACCATGCAGTACGATGCGTCTGAAATTCAAACATCCTTTGATTTTGTAACCAAGCAGAACG
It encodes:
- a CDS encoding sensor histidine kinase; amino-acid sequence: MQKEIDLNLDLSVSKEVLLDHHSLLNLLNVLQHELNAFLNKVDDDKLNGYRDFVVDLLITLGERKLEQNRDEIEESFLDFVADLKSFAKKHKAYRDQVDILLDIIHVAIVRLDEFRRDRLEWQNIPVEEIRSKLRSFFKVVEKVSRQRFQIVYPPEIPGPNGFLIRFDIAANPESLHAPVIIHDVIRDLAANSRKYSKPGSEIIIQLTQLENNGIKLVVIDEGMGIPEDEIASVVKFKHRGSNVKDIRSMGEGFGLTKAYHVCKIFNGKFVIESEINRGTTVELSMYPSST
- a CDS encoding T9SS type A sorting domain-containing protein; translation: MKFQINTPAKRFLLPSILIAFLLAVPGYAQVITDVPPNERNTRFLDDSSIISMRPGLSISGFSREGSGGLGLQQILNLAFESNSNSEYQTVSQILDKAKESFSLNPQPAQVETTTNILQYLAFEALASLILEQNGVNSQQSINNGLNIREHSDVMDELKNALATLTANDKLVTKLPGETPFDEYLDALRSYNNTARAIDLYLAIENAYAYFNLDESPLLNEGEKRALMNQFRADIDILYNDGLKRVYELGGSSATEDVLEAGNRPLKGYFALGYASMSAQADQNSEREILDGYIDLAIALASEPADEDERQNYWMYQTGNGQRFWAEGPYYLDFTLKDAIIFWHAFRNNQDLEPSFDPFFNDWLLNPARWLADISTPDGSVPPLDDSNKKPIQSANLLRWSGEYGDEEIGRIFTSVYDKVSDYHGMTQLEDQYFLVEVAIPFHNSGGIEVQPLTNPNEQQLISRTTDSRDGKLYISLTGEKGESVTNGEGHEQPDQLQLLFYRDQYSFLTDPGYDSGSPQTNSTWNGYVNTNTMQYDASEIQTSFDFVTKQNEGGLESPYASFFLLRKVSIHNEAELFYEEPAPSVEILSGRVQLNYQNPLPAESIYHRTVLVVKGGSPYLIDINDITAETGRNDFVMRYYGNSNQSNTQDGWFFWDHSTRSFTSPDDRLFLYTVPLIGNFVEENQSIEIQEYENRNSDGDKNPYPIIRKSYISTEETDRFATAAILKVDDSIPSSEPQFISDSQNLSFMVHPLDSETIDLFVFATQSVNRKRTLSIRSGPLEELDFSFPANETIGFSRLNQSGNSWSQDDEYTVNLSAVTAPDAPTNLTVSIESGASGPAAILNWDEPAENSVKFYEVWKQTRDKTDLAEGPAALIATPTTNTYSDISITNLPPGEFEQRWFVKAVNSDSLVSEPSNTTDWMFIDTSSPPDEFALFNPFPNPMRQTGKIKYQLAEQANVTLQIFDLLGRPVKTILSETQTAGIYTNEWDSNGMAAGIYILQLKAEPGSGTPFQKSVKVSVIK